One window of Nakaseomyces glabratus chromosome A, complete sequence genomic DNA carries:
- the TRA1 gene encoding histone acetyltransferase TRA1 (CAGL0A01914g~Ortholog(s) have histone acetyltransferase activity), whose amino-acid sequence MASADQISEYAEKLKDDQQSLASRYSTVSELYDLMQLLNTPEEFQMFLTSMVPIILEQLEKIDISFESNSYEQKLRFSLLEILNKCMVNQSFEPYAVRVADALLDILPKENEKNGVIITKILTILFKSFKNILGEKVNSFIDIIIQFYKNRPELVEKTFYSDENGGLENSSSNDDDDTNNNSNDESTMESNNDSTNILDVKSSRGSVDDDVHENSTKGQKLRPSLHSFKILSECPITMVTLYSSYKQLTTTSLPEFAPYIMTLLSIEVKQQKQAREEAEKRGERFVSVSPLINDKAAYNDFILAQIKATSFLAYVFIRGYAANSLQNYIPIVPDLIIRLLQDCPPELPSARKELLHATRHILSTNYKKLFLPKLDYLFDKSVLIGNGFTMYETLRPLAYSTVADFIHNIRSELKLNEIEKTIKMYTEYLMDESLALTVQIMSAKLLLNLVERILKLGKENPQEAPRAKKLLMIIVHAYVTRFKKLNRQYNTIMKQHKKIEKEKNIKQHSKKNPLPEVADDTDNFIKSVLKENYLEDTTAKNKEDKSEGKVEEIEVDEPVNIELFELHDLLPIQLSPKSHNDPVKDAFYLYRTLMSFLKTVVYDLKIFNPSANEYTLAHPKLWASVSRVFSYEEVLVLRDLFHECIIGLRFFSSENPVNKDLLSKKHFDITMPSLPVSATKDGRELMDYLAFTFMQVDSATFNEVVNAEMDFLYDRMLEDSALLHVAQSFLTSELTSPNFAGILLRFLKRKLKTLGNTDFNTSNILIRLFKLSFMSVNLFPNINEIVLLPHLNGLILDSLEYSKTAEEPLVYFYLIRTLFRSIGGGRFENLYRSIKPILQVLLQSLNEKIVSARLPHERELYVELCITVPVRLSVLAPYLPYLMEPLVYALQEYPDLVSQGLRTLELCIDNLTAEYFDPILEPVVDQVSKALFKLLQPQPFNHTISHNVVRILGKLGGRNRQFLKTPTDLKTVESLNVDLVTEAMANGKNGSMSLSVTPGVEAAVSIIENHASDLEAKLSAYKYLKSVFLLFIKSSTKFPDDYHNIIKKAIDLLQQDKLELKEDYSLECYVHRKEFYDQEALLIKIFESIFLATSTPELKEDAMKLLNKLADHFSLLQVNKALQQKRFQSDTFNIDIKYSDPMFSTNILTKALMSALSSYKEDVRESSILTIKRICERSLLIFGSKLVFKYSLVPDLMKDAIHLCFDEAFYNKRAGVLGIGAIIDNIEASEEYLKSLRFELIDGLLFVLKDTPEEAPVLITNEAENLFNKILERTCSEISEDDLSSKGLQNTLTDIVCELSNANPVVRKACKNALELISKNSNMPIVKLMDHSKHFLLSPIFAKPLRALPFTMQIGNLDAVTFCLSLPGTFLQFNEELFRLLQEAIVLADAEDESLSTAQRAAEYKTSQQLTQLRVSCIKLLALALKNEDFANAQQGNIRIRILAVFFKTMLKTSPVIIETTYEALKDALSENSRLPKELLQNGLKPLLMNLSDHQKLTVPGLDALSKLLELLIAYFKVEIGKKLLDHLNAWCRVEVLDTLFGQDIHEQTPTKIIVSIINIFHLLPPQADMFLNDLLLKVMLLERKLRLQIDSPFRVPLAKYMNRFSSSVIEYFKKNMALRQLVVFMCSIIQKEEAKDLATRFENELSNFYEFYMTSIPSNQVRVVSFLTNMLDIFTTVWKIRGNEWLKDQKDFVMKLKDMVALTIDTIKENKFYIDHLQLSQSIEKFQFIYVNLLTHYPNEQSLFFEFIEFLNAKDICMTDCFDDFIFKNIVSLSDKDKQNSLLEESIEYSLKTKSLNVSVFIYKKIVNPSLIFEVAQNQDLKCYGEAKLPAWLELIDSKIWKTKNSLLLGTTANCHDKFRFELLQLTAILIKYAPKILTDVKRDIIKFTWHFIKLDDIILKQSAYLTTALYIKEFDFPIKVATQVFVSLLRSSPSEGKFLVKQSLDVLAPVIDERLKTTEDPDIWINWVKRVMFENTSSQNIILYQFIIDHPDLFFKSRNLFVSNIIHQMNKMSFMLNSNPENHILAIDLASLILRWENRSAGQANQQLLDKDGDISMSDANDTNEIKTEHGEGEVVISTIPMNLRETCIAFLIRYICASNNRASDSELGSRTLQILSEFLSEQSWENVNVKLEYFEKFLLSQDMETENLLYYCINALDVLYIFFQNKTDKWIYENLANIEHLLSKCIRAHHHDLQEALQKVLGLVLRAIRLQESQDSSEEEQPGKGFISSLINVIEKNLQETASVAAGVTLSWTLFKTFPDSIESLLLPLMKTFSKLCKDQLSMTQPKDAVAMEEAQLTTKLLEKVLFILSIRIGSLGDSRRPFLSTMALLIDHSMDQNFLRKIVSITRYWIFNNVSFPTVKEKAAILTKMLAFEVRGEPTLSELFYNTVLKLFDDGQSTNPEITSRMEQPFLVGTCTSNKDIRKKFMSILNSSIKDDIKERIYYIICDLNWEFIADYPWLNQALQLLYGCLDSTQSYEIINSYELSTPLTLKSLLEETNSESSADETTEELTAFITTHKNDIEQICEIKKADIFDPLVEIFYKDHKSIQRAWVNFFPEAYKCIPKDEKYGFIRSLIVLLSKPNPTRQNSNRLNVINMWLESFGKIESFEVPPHLVKYLAISCNSWYQSINILESMQNNSQIENGKIIEAVEDSLLELYINLQEEDMFYGLWRRKAKYTETNIALSYEQVGLWEKAQQLYEVAQVKARSGALPYSEPEYALWEDNWIICAEKLQHWDVLTELAKHEGFTDLLLECGWRVADWNTDREALEQSVKSVMDVPTPRRQMFKTFLALQNFADTRKGDQDVRKLCGEGIQLSLHKWVSLPERYTPAHKWLLHGFQQYIEFMEATQIYGNLHTTTVQNLDAKAQEIKRVLQAWRDRLPNIWDDVNMWNDLVTWRQHAFQVINNSYLPLIPALQQANNNGNINTHAYRGYHEIAWVINRFAHVARKHNMPDVCINQLARIYTLPNIEIQEAFLKLREQAKCHYQNTNELTTGLDVISNTNLVYFGTVQKAEFFTLKGMFLSKLRAYDEANQAFATAVQIDLNLAKAWAQWGFFNDRRLTEEPNNISFASNAISCYLQAAGLYKNSKIHELLCRILWLISMDDSSGSIANAFESFRGEVPVWYWITFIPQLLTSLSHKEANMVRQILIRIAKSYPQALHFQLRTTKEDFAVIQRQTMNSSAEKKDKNEQIVSNGDHRQPWEYLQELNNILKTAYPLLALSLESLVAQINERFKTSTDEDLFRLINVLLIDGTFNYNRLPFPRKNPKLPTTTENNLMKFANTLLAPYIRPKFNADFIESKPDFETYIKRLRYWRKRLESKLDRAPAVENLERICPHLSNFHHQKFEDIEIPGQYLLNKDNNLHFVKIARFLSRVDFVYGTHFSYRRITIRGHDGSLHSFAVQYPAVRHSRREERMFQLYRLFNKTLSKNVETRRRNIEFHLPIAVPLSPQVRIMNDSSSFVTMQQIYDQYCEKNKIDPYMIQDFISEKLNSAYDKALPPPDSTVLKVEIFSSIQSLYVPTTVMKDYFLNLFTSFEEFWLFRKQFASQYSAFVFMSFMMMINSRSPHKIHVDKNSGNVFTLEMLPSRYPYERVKPLLKNQELNLPSDAPIFHNNEPVPFRMTSNIQTLIGETALEGVFAVDLFTIAKALIEPENELNTLLTLFIRDEIISWYSNLHRPIIENPQLRDMVQTNVDLIIRRVAQMGHVSSTPTVITQFILDCISASVNPRNLAKTDISFMPWF is encoded by the coding sequence ATGGCGTCCGCTGATCAGATTAGTGAGTATGCcgagaaattgaaggacGACCAGCAGAGTCTGGCGTCGCGGTACTCGACGGTGTCTGAGCTGTACGATTTGATGCAGTTACTGAACACGCCtgaagaatttcaaatgTTTCTCACCTCTATGGTGCCTATCATCCTGGAGCAATTGGAAAAGATTGACATAAGCTTCGAGTCCAACTCCTACGAGCAGAAACTAAGGTTTTCCTTGCTGGAAATTTTGAACAAGTGTATGGTGAACCAAAGCTTTGAGCCATACGCGGTCAGAGTAGCAGATGCACTACTAGATATTCTTCCTAAGGAAAACGAAAAGAACGGTGTTATAATAACCAAGATTCTGACTATACTCTTCAAGTCAttcaagaatattttgGGTGAAAAGGTGAACTCCTTCATCGATATCATTATCCAATTCTATAAGAACAGGCCCGAGCTTGTGGAGAAGACTTTTTACTCCGATGAAAATGGTGGGTTGGAGAACTCCAGTagtaatgatgatgacgataCAAATAACAATTCCAATGATGAATCTACTATGGAGTCTAATAACGATAGTACCAACATCCTGGACGTCAAGAGCTCAAGGGGCTCTGTGGATGATGATGTTCACGAGAACTCAACCAAAGGTCAGAAGCTCAGACCATCTTTACACTCCTTTAAAATCTTATCGGAATGCCCAATTACAATGGTCACCTTATATTCTTCCTACAAACAGTTAACCACGACTTCATTGCCCGAGTTTGCTCCATATATTATGACTTTATTGAGTATTGAAGTCAAACAACAGAAACAAGCAAGAGAGGAAGCTGAGAAGAGAGGCGAACGCTTTGTCTCTGTATCACCACTAATTAATGATAAAGCAGCATACAACGACTTCATCTTGGCTCAAATTAAAGCTACATCATTTTTGGCATATGTTTTCATTAGAGGATACGCTGCGAACTCACTACAAAATTATATTCCAATTGTGCCTGATTTGATTATACGCTTGTTGCAAGATTGCCCTCCTGAATTGCCATCAGCCAGGAAAGAGCTGTTACATGCAACTCGCCATATCCTTTCCACGAACTATAAGAAATTATTTCTTCCAAAACTAGACTATCTGTTTGATAAAAGTGTCCTTATAGGCAATGGCTTCACAATGTATGAAACTCTTCGGCCTCTCGCTTACAGCACAGTTGCTGATTTTATCCATAACATAAGATCCGAGCTAAAACTTAATGAGATTGAAAAGACAATAAAGATGTATACCGAATATCTCATGGACGAGTCCCTTGCGCTCACAGTGCAAATTATGAGTGCCAAATTACTGCTGAATTTGGTGGAAAGGATCCTGAAACTAGGTAAGGAAAATCCACAGGAAGCACCTAGAGCTAAAAAACTCCTAATGATTATCGTTCACGCCTATGTTACTAGgttcaaaaaattaaatagACAATACAATACCATTATGAAACAGCAtaagaaaattgaaaaggagaaaaatataaaacaGCATTCAAAAAAGAACCCTCTACCAGAAGTTGCTGATGATACCGACAATTTCATTAAGTCAGTATTGAAGGAGAATTACCTGGAAGACACTACCGCCAAAAATAAGGAAGACAAATCAGAGGGTAAGGTAGAAGAGATTGAAGTGGATGAGCCTGTAAATATAGAACTCTTTGAATTGCACgatcttcttccaattcaGCTATCCCCAAAGAGTCATAATGACCCTGTTAAGGATGCATTTTACCTTTACAGGACTCTGATGTCCTTCCTGAAAACTGTGGTTTACGAtctgaaaatatttaatCCATCAGCCAATGAGTACACCCTAGCTCATCCAAAACTTTGGGCTTCTGTATCAAGAGTTTTTTCATATGAAGAAGTTTTAGTATTAAGAGATTTATTCCATGAGTGCATTATTGGGCTAAGGTTCTTCTCTAGTGAAAATCCTGTTAATAAAGACCTCCTCTCGAAGAAGCATTTTGATATTACAATGCCAAGCCTCCCTGTATCAGCTACTAAAGATGGTAGGGAGTTGATGGATTACTTAGCATTCACTTTTATGCAGGTAGATAGTGCAACATTTAATGAAGTTGTGAACGCCGAAATGGACTTTTTATATGATAGAATGCTAGAAGATTCAGCGCTATTACATGTAGCACAATCTTTTCTAACAAGCGAATTAACATCTCCGAACTTTGCTGGCATACTGCTCAGATttctgaaaagaaaactgaAAACATTGGGCAACACTGATTTTAACACATCCAATATTCTCATCAGATTATTTAAACTTTCATTTATGTCTGTGAACTTGTTTCCtaatattaatgaaattgttCTATTACCACATCTCAACGGACTAATATTAGATTCTCTGGAATACTCCAAAACTGCTGAAGAACCGCTAGTTTACTTCTACTTGATCAGAACGCTATTCAGAAGTATTGGAGGCGGAAGGTTTGAAAACTTGTACAGATCAATTAAACcaattcttcaagttttaTTACAATCCCTTAACGAGAAGATCGTTTCTGCTAGATTACCTCACGAACGCGAACTATATGTGGAGTTGTGCATTACGGTACCAGTAAGACTGAGTGTTTTGGCACCCTATTTACCATATCTGATGGAGCCTTTAGTATATGCTTTGCAAGAATATCCTGATTTAGTATCACAGGGCTTAAGAACTCTTGAACTATGCATTGATAATCTGACTGCCGAGTATTTTGATCCAATCTTAGAGCCAGTAGTTGATCAAGTCTCTAAAGCTCTTTTCAAACTGCTGCAGCCACAGCCCTTTAACCACACAATCAGCCATAATGTTGTTAGAATACTGGGTAAGCTAGGAGGAAGAAATAGACAATTTTTAAAGACACCTACCGATCTAAAAACAGTTGAATCATTAAATGTCGATCTTGTTACAGAAGCAATGGCTAATGGTAAAAATGGCTCAATGTCACTTTCTGTTACTCCTGGTGTTGAGGCTGCGGTAtcaattattgaaaatcaTGCATCAGATTTGGAGGCCAAATTAAGTGCTTATAAGTATTTGAAATCGGTTTTCTTGCTGTTTATCAAATCTTCGACTAAGTTTCCAGATGATTATCAcaatataatcaaaaaagcaattgacTTGTTACAGCAAGACAAATTAGAATTGAAGGAGGATTATTCTTTAGAGTGTTACGTTCATAGGAAGGAATTTTATGATCAAGAGGCGCTTCTGATAAAGATATTTGAATCTATATTTCTGGCAACCTCTACACCTGAATTAAAAGAGGATGCAATGAAATTACTAAATAAACTTGCTGACCATTTCTCCTTGCTACAGGTCAATAAAGCTCTGCAACAAAAACGGTTCCAGTCAGACACATTTAACATAGATATCAAATACTCTGATCCGATGTTTTCGACCAATATTCTCACAAAAGCTCTCATGTCGGCACTATCCAGTTATAAGGAAGATGTAAGAGAGTCCAGTATATTGACGATAAAGAGAATTTGCGAAAGAAGTTTACTTATCTTTGGTTCTAAATTAGTCTTTAAATACTCATTAGTCCCAGACCTGATGAAAGATGCAATTCATCTGTGTTTTGACGAGGCATTTTACAATAAAAGAGCTGGTGTACTAGGTATTGGTGCAATAATAGATAATATAGAAGCATCAGAGGAGTACTTAAAGTCTTTGAGATTTGAGCTAATTGATGGTCTGCTTTTTGTTCTCAAGGATACTCCCGAAGAAGCTCCCGTTCTTATTACAAATGAGGCTGAAAACTTATTCAACAAAATCTTAGAGAGAACCTGTTCGGAAATCTCGGAAGATGATCTCTCATCAAAGGGATTACAAAACACCTTAACTGATATTGTTTGTGAACTAAGTAATGCCAATCCCGTAGTTCGTAAAGCATGTAAGAATGCTTTAGAActaatttcaaaaaattctaATATGCCTATCGTCAAATTAATGGATCATTCGAAGCACTTTTTGCTCTCTCCAATCTTTGCAAAGCCTTTGAGGGCTCTACCTTTTACTATGCAAATAGGTAACCTAGATGCGGTTACCTTCTGTTTAAGCTTACCAGGAACTTTTTTGCAGTTTAATGAGGAGCTATTTAGACTGCTACAGGAAGCAATTGTTCTTGCTGATGCCGAAGATGAATCACTATCAACAGCTCAGAGAGCTGCAGAATATAAGACTTCCCAACAACTGACGCAATTGAGAGTATCCTGTATAAAACTTCTTGCACTTGCTTTAAAAAACGAAGACTTCGCCAATGCACAGCAGGGTAATATCAGAATTAGAATACTGGCcgttttcttcaaaacaaTGCTTAAAACATCACCAGTCATTATAGAAACTACATATGAGGCACTAAAAGATGCACTCTCTGAAAATTCCAGGCTTCCAAAAGAACTTCTCCAAAATGGTCTGAAACCACTTTTGATGAATTTATCTGACCATCAAAAACTTACTGTTCCAGGCCTTGACGCTCTTTCGAAGCTATTAGAGCTTCTAATTGCCTACTTTAAAGTTGAAATAGGTAAAAAACTACTAGATCATCTTAATGCTTGGTGTAGAGTGGAAGTACTTGATACTTTATTTGGTCAAGACATACACGAACAGACACCtacaaaaattattgttAGTATCATTAATATCTTCCACCTTCTCCCCCCACAAGCTGATATGTTTCTAAATGATTTACTACTGAAAGTTATGTTATTGGAAAGGAAGCTGAGATTGCAAATCGATTCACCTTTTAGAGTTCCTTTAGCGAAATATATGAATCGTTTTAGTTCATCAGTGATAGAATACTTTAAGAAGAATATGGCTTTAAGACAGTTGGTTGTATTTATGTGTAGCATCATACAAAAAGAGGAAGCGAAAGATCTAGCAACCCGCTTTGAAAATGAACTATCAAACTTTTATGAATTTTATATGACATCGATCCCTTCAAACCAAGTCCGTGTGGTGAGCTTTTTAACTAACATGCTCGATATATTTACAACTGTTTGGAAGATCAGAGGTAATGAATGGCTGAAAGATCAAAAGGATTTTGTAATGAAACTAAAAGATATGGTTGCATTGACTATTGACACAATAAAGGAGAACAAATTTTATATAGACCATCTGCAACTGTCACAATCCATTGAGAAATTCCAATTCATATATGTCAACTTGCTAACACATTACCCTAATGAAcaatcattattttttgaatttatcGAGTTTTTAAATGCCAAGGATATCTGTATGACTGACTGCTTCGATgacttcatcttcaaaaatattgtgTCCTTGTCTGATAAAGACAAACAAAATAGCTTACTTGAGGAGTCAATAGAATACTCTCTAAAAACTAAATCATTAAATGTGAGTGTATTCAtctacaaaaaaatagtcAACCCATCACtaatatttgaagttgCTCAAAACCAAGATCTTAAATGCTATGGTGAAGCAAAATTGCCAGCCTGGCTCGAACTTATCGACTCTAAAATTTGGAAGACTAAGAACAGCTTATTATTAGGTACCACCGCAAATTGCCACGACAAGTTTAGGTTTGAGTTGTTACAACTGACTGCCATATTGATAAAGTATGCACCAAAGATTCTAACTGATGTCAAAAGAGATATAATTAAGTTCACATGGCATTTTATTAAACTAGATGATATCATACTGAAGCAATCCGCATATTTGACAACAGCGCTTTACATCAAAGAATTCGACTTTCCTATTAAAGTAGCCACTCAAGTTTTCGTTTCATTACTGAGATCAAGTCCATCAGAGGGGAAATTTTTAGTGAAGCAGTCATTAGACGTCCTTGCACCTGTGATAGATGAAAGACTCAAGACGACAGAAGATCCAGATATTTGGATAAATTGGGTAAAGAGAGTAATGTTTGAGAACACTTCGAGTCAGAACATTATTCTATACCAGTTTATTATAGACCACCCAGACttgtttttcaaatctAGGAACCtatttgtttcaaatataattcATCAAATGAATAAGATGTCTTTTATGTTGAACTCAAATCCAGAGAATCATATACTTGCGATCGACTTAGCTTCTCTTATTTTGAGATGGGAAAACAGATCTGCAGGTCAAGCGAACCAGCAATTATTGGATAAAGATGGTGATATCTCTATGTCAGATGCTAATGACACCAATGAGATTAAAACTGAACATGGTGAGGGCGAAGTCGTAATAAGTACTATCCCAATGAATTTAAGAGAAACTTGTATTGCTTTCTTGATAAGATATATCTGTGCCAGCAACAACCGTGCTTCTGATTCGGAACTGGGATCTCGTACATTGCAAATACTATCAGAATTCTTATCTGAGCAAAGCTGGGAGAATGTTAACGTCAAATTAGAATACTTTGAGAAATTTCTCCTTTCACAAGATATGGAAACGGAAAACCTATTATATTATTGCATCAACGCTTTGGATgtcttatatatattcttccAAAATAAGACCGACAAGTGGATTTATGAAAATCTTGCTAACATCGAACATTTGTTGTCGAAATGTATTAGAGCGCATCATCATGATCTCCAAGAAGCTTTACAAAAAGTTCTCGGCCTGGTTTTGAGAGCTATACGCTTACAAGAGAGCCAGGACAGtagtgaagaagaacaaccTGGTAAGGGATTTATCAGCTCACTAATCAATGTCATCGAAAAAAATCTTCAGGAGACAGCATCTGTTGCAGCTGGTGTTACTTTGTCGTGGACATTATTTAAGACATTCCCTGACAGTATAGAATCTTTACTTTTACCCTTAATGAAAACCTTTAGCAAACTTTGTAAGGATCAGCTAAGCATGACTCAACCTAAAGATGCTGTCGCAATGGAAGAAGCACAACTAACTACCAAATTGCTAGAAAAAGTCttatttattctttcaatcAGAATCGGCTCACTTGGTGATTCAAGAAGACCGTTCTTGTCGACGATGGCATTGTTGATAGACCATTCAATGGATCAAAATTTCTTGCGTAAAATTGTTAGTATTACTCGTTATTGGATATTTAACAATGTCAGCTTCCCAAcagtgaaagaaaaagctGCTATTTTAACAAAAATGCTTGCCTTCGAAGTTAGAGGAGAACCAACGTTATCGGAACTATTTTACAATACCGTCTTAAAACTATTTGACGATGGACAATCCACCAATCCAGAGATTACTTCGCGAATGGAACAACCCTTCCTTGTTGGAACATGCACCAGCAATAAAGAcataagaaagaaatttatgTCCATATTAAATTCCAGCATAAAGGATGATATAAAAGAGAGAATCTACTACATTATATGTGATCTTAACTGGGAGTTTATCGCTGACTATCCATGGTTGAATCAAGCGTTGCAGCTTTTGTACGGTTGTTTAGACTCTACTCAATCATATGAAATCATTAATAGCTATGAATTATCAACTCCATTAACTTTGAAGAGTCTTTTAGAGGAAACGAACTCTGAAAGTTCTGCTGACGAAACTACTGAAGAACTAACAGCCTTTATTACCACTCATAAGAATGATATTGAACAAATATGTGAAATCAAGAAGGCTGATATTTTTGATCCATTGGtagaaatattttataaagACCATAAATCAATTCAGAGGGCTTGGGTTAATTTTTTCCCTGAAGCCTATAAGTGCATTccaaaagatgaaaagtATGGCTTCATCCGATCTTTGATAgttttattatcaaaacCGAACCCCACCAGACAAAATTCAAACAGGTTGAATGTAATTAACATGTGGTTAGAATCCTTTGGGAAGATAGAGTCATTCGAGGTTCCACCACATCTTGTAAAATATCTGGCCATTTCATGCAACTCATGGTATCAATCGATAAATATTTTGGAGTCAATGCAGAATAACTCACAAATTGAAAAtggaaaaataatagagGCCGTTGAAGATTCCTTACTTGAATTGTACATCAACCTTCAAGAGGAGGACATGTTTTATGGACTTTGGAGAAGAAAAGCCAAATATACTGAGACCAATATTGCTTTATCATATGAACAAGTTGGTCTTTGGGAAAAGGCACAACAATTGTATGAGGTTGCCCAAGTTAAAGCCAGGAGTGGTGCTTTGCCTTACTCTGAACCAGAATATGCGCTATGGGAGGATAATTGGATTATATGTGCAGAAAAATTACAACATTGGGACGTTTTGACTGAATTAGCCAAACATGAAGGTTTCACTGATCTTCTACTTGAATGTGGTTGGCGTGTGGCTGACTGGAATACAGATCGGGAAGCACTAGAACAATCAGTAAAAAGTGTAATGGATGTACCAACTCCTAGAAGACAAATGTTCAAAACGTTTTTGGCACTACAAAACTTTGCAGATACACGTAAAGGTGACCAAGATGTACGCAAATTATGTGGTGAAGGTATACAACTAAGTTTACACAAATGGGTCTCTCTTCCAGAGAGATACACTCCCGCACATAAGTGGCTACTTCACGGttttcaacaatatattgaGTTTATGGAGGCAACCCAAATTTATGGTAACCTGCATACTACGACTGTACAGAACTTAGACGCCAAAGCACAAGAAATTAAGAGGGTACTACAAGCTTGGAGAGATCGACTTCCAAATATCTGGGATGATGTAAATATGTGGAATGATCTGGTTACTTGGAGACAACATGCATTCCAAGTCATAAATAATTCTTACTTGCCATTGATCCCTGCTTTGCAACAAGCTAATAATAATGGCAATATTAACACACACGCTTATAGAGGTTATCACGAAATTGCTTGGGTAATTAACAGATTTGCTCATGTGGCTAGGAAACACAACATGCCTGATGTATGTATTAATCAACTTGCAAGGATCTACACCTTACCTAACATCGAAATCCAGGAGGCTTTCTTAAAACTGAGAGAACAAGCTAAATGCCACTATCAAAATACCAACGAATTAACTACTGGTCTTGATGTTATCAGCAACACTAACTTGGTATATTTCGGAACTGTTCAGAAGGCTGAATTTTTTACCTTAAAGGGTATGTTCTTATCCAAACTAAGGGCTTATGATGAAGCAAATCAGGCGTTCGCCACTGCTGTTCAAATCGATCTAAATCTCGCAAAGGCGTGGGCTCAATGGGGTTTTTTCAATGATAGAAGATTAACGGAAGAACCAAACAATATTAGTTTTGCAAGTAATGCCATCAGCTGCTATCTACAAGCTGCTGGCCTATACAAAAATTCTAAAATCCACGAACTACTTTGCCGTATTCTATGGCTGATCAGTATGGATGACTCTTCAGGATCCATAGCAAACGCATTTGAATCTTTTAGAGGTGAGGTACCTGTATGGTATTGGATAACTTTTATTCCACAATTATTGACTTCGCTGTCTCACAAAGAGGCCAATATGGTGCGCCAAATATTAATTAGAATAGCTAAGAGTTATCCACAAGCTCTACACTTTCAATTAAGGACTACGAAGGAAGATTTCGCTGTAATTCAGAGACAAACTATGAATTCATCAGCCGAgaaaaaggataaaaatgaacaaaTAGTCAGCAACGGAGATCATCGTCAACCATGGGAATATTTGCAAGAACtaaataatattctaaAGACCGCATATCCCTTGCTAGCTTTGTCTCTAGAATCCTTGGTTGCTCAAATCAATGAGCGGTTCAAAACAAGTACCGATGAAGATTTGTTTAGATTAATTAACGTTTTATTAATCGATGGCACATTCAATTATAACAGACTACCCTTCCCCAGGAAAAATCCAAAACtaccaacaacaacagaaaacaatttgatgaaatttgCTAACACCTTGTTAGCACCTTATATTAGACCTAAGTTCAACGCTGACTTTATTGAAAGTAAACCAGACTTTGAGACATACATTAAAAGACTTCGCTATTGGAGAAAACGTCTGGAATCAAAATTGGACCGTGCTCCTGCTGTGGAAAACCTCGAACGAATTTGCCCCCATTTGAGTAATTTTCACCACCAGAAATTCGAAGATATTGAGATTCCTGGGCAATATCTCCTgaataaagataataacCTGCACTTTGTTAAAATTGCGAGATTCCTTTCTCGCGTTGATTTTGTTTATGGAACTCACTTTTCTTACAGAAGGATCACCATTAGAGGACACGATGGTAGCTTGCATTCTTTTGCAGTACAATACCCAGCCGTACGTCACTCCAGAAGAGAAGAGCGGATGTTCCAACTCTACAGATTGTTTAACAAGACATTATCGAAAAATGTTGAAACCAGACGTAGAAACATTGAATTCCATCTTCCAATTGCTGTACCATTGTCTCCTCAGGTACGTATTATGAACGATAGTTCATCATTTGTGACAATGCAACAGATTTATGATCAATATTGcgaaaagaataaaattgaCCCTTACATGATTCAGGATTTTATTTCCGAAAAGTTGAATTCCGCATATGATAAGGCACTTCCTCCACCTGATAGCACTGTCCTGAAGGTAGAAATTTTCAGTTCTATCCAATCATTATATGTTCCAACGACAGTTATGAAGgattatttcttgaatttgttcacttcttttgaagaattttgGCTTTTCAGGAAACAGTTTGCCTCTCAGTATAGTGCATTTGTATTCATGTCTTTCATGATGATGATCAACAGTAGATCACCACATAAAATCCATGTCGACAAGAATTCTGGTAATGTTTTCACCCTTGAGATGCTTCCTTCTAGATATCCGTACGAAAGAGTGAAACCATTACTCAAGAACCAAGAATTGAACCTACCATCTGATGCTCCGATTTTCCATAATAACGAGCCAGTTCCTTTCCGTATGACCTCTAACATCCAAACTTTGATTGGAGAAACAGCACTTGAAGGTGTGTTTGCTGTGGACCTGTTTACTATAGCAAAAGCATTGATTGAACCAGAAAACGAACTAAACACGTTACTGACCCTATTTATTAGAGatgaaattatttcatGGTACAGTAATCTACACAGGCCAATAATTGAAAATCCACAATTGAGAGATATGGTACAAACCAATGTTGATTTGATAATAAGAAGAGTTGCGCAAATGGGACATGTTAGTTCCACTCCTACTGTCATTACGCAATTCATTCTTGACTGTATCAGTGCATCAGTAAACCCTAGGAACCTAGCCAAGACTGACATCAGTTTCATGCCATGGTTTTAG